The DNA segment AATGACACTCTAAGTTAGCTAAATAAAAACCATAAACCTTGAAAAATGAAATACGCAATTAAAACTCTGTTATTACTTACTGTGCTAGCCTTGATGAGCTGTGGCGGTAAAGACGAGAAAAAGGAAAAAGAACAAATTAAAATTGGACAAAGACCAAAAACAGAAAAAAAAGTAGAGAAACCTGTCTCTAATGAAGTGCCAGCCTCCAAACAAATTACGTTAGATAATAAAGGTGTGGGCCCTGTAAAAAACCTTGAACTTGGAACGAATGTAGATCAAGCTATGGCTAATGCAGGAGGAGAGTTGTTCAAAAACAAGTGTACGGCTTGCCATAAAGCAGACAGGAAATTTATTGGTCCCGCTCCAACTGGTATTTTAGAGCGCCGTTCGCCAGAATGGGTAATGAACATGATTTTAAACCCTGAAGTAATGGTAAAAGAAGACCCTGTAGCGAAAGAACTCCTAATTGAATTTAATGGATCTCCAATGGCTAATCAAGGTCTTACAGAAGATGAAGCGCGTAAAATCTTAGAGTATTTTAGAACATTGTAAAAACAACTAAACAAATAAAATTATGAAACGATCAATCAATAGTTTATTACTGCTTGCTTTAGTGGCTGGAATAGTTGCTAGTTGTAATAATAGCGAGTCTAACAAAAAAGGTGACCAAGGAGCCTTAGCTTCAGGTGCCGCAGAAAAAGTGTATGTTGCCCCCGGTGAACACGATGAATTTTATGCATTCTTTTCTGGAGGTTACAGCGGTAACTTGACTGTATATGGCTTGCCATCTGGAAGAATGTTCAAAGAAATCCCGGTATTTTCACAATTTCCCACAAACGGGTATGGGTACTCTGAAGAAACAACACCCATGTTAAATACCTCTCACGGGTTCGTGCCTTGGGACGATTTGCATCACCCAGATATTTCACAAACCAACGGAAAACTTGATGGAAGGTGGATTTTTGTTAATGGAAACAACACCCCGCGTATTGCAAGGGTTGACCTTGAAACATTTGAAACTGAAGAAATAATCGAAATCCCCAACAGTGCTGGGAACCACAGTTCGTCATTTATTACAGAAAACACCGAATATGTAGTGGCTGGTACTCGTTTTTCAGTTCCCGTTCCGCAAGAAGATATTTCTATAAAAGAGTATAAAGGAAAATTTAAAGGAGCCTTGTCTTTTTTAAGTGTAGATCAAGAAACCGGCAGAATGAACATCAAATTTCAGTTAATGATGCCTGGTTTTAATTATGACCTCTCACACCCAGGACGTGGAAAATCACACGGTTGGTTTTTCTTTACCACTTATAATACCGAAGAAGCCAATTCGCTTTTAGAGGTGAATGCTTCACAAAACGACAAAGATTTTATTGCAGCTATTAATTGGAAGAAAGTTGAAGAATATGTAAACAATGGTGGTGGTACTAAAATGCCGGCTAATTATGCACATAATGTGTATGATCATGGTACACACAACGCTACAACCACGATGAAAAAAGAAGTATTGACAATAGATCCCACAAAAGTTCCGGGGGCTGTTTTCTTTCTCCCTACACCAAAATCACCACACGGAGTTGATGTAAGCCCCGACGGAGAGTATATTATTGGAAATGGTAAACTTTCAGCAGATTTAACCATTCATTCATTCGATAAAATGATTGATGCTATTGATAATGAAAAGTTTAATGGAGAAGCCTACGGAATTCCAATTCTCAGTTTTGAAGATATTCTCGCAGGTACAGTAAAACAAGCGGGATTAGGTCCACTACATACCGAATTTGACGGAAAAGGGAATGCGTATACTACCTTCTTTATCTCTTCAGAATTGGTAAAATGGAATGTTGAAACCCGTGAAGTGATAGACAGACAGCCCAACTACTATTCAGTAGGTCACGTAATGATACCTGGGGGTAACTCTGCACACCCTTTTGGTAAGTATGCAGTTTCAATGAACAAAATTACCAAGGATAGATATTTGCCAACAGGACCAGAATTGGAACACTCTGCACAGTTATTTGACATTACAGGAGATAAAATGGAACTATTACTGGATTTCCCAACCCACGGAGAACCGCATTACGCAGCAGGTATTCCAGCTGAAATTTTAGCACCAAAATCTAAAAAGATTTATAAACTAGAAGATAACAAACACGAATATGCTGCTTTAACTTCTGGAGATACACGGGTGGAGCGTGATGGAAAAGAAGTACATATTTATATGTCGATGATACGTAGCCACTTTACTCCGGATAATATTGAAGGAATTAGGGTGGGGGATAAAGTATATTTCCATATTACCAACCATGAACAAGATTTTGATGTACCGCACGGATTTGCTATGATCGGGGCTAATAATGCCGAATTACTTATTATGCCGGGACAAACCAAAACCTTAGTCTGGGAGCCTAAACAAATAGGAGTATGGCCATTTTATTGTACTGATTTCTGTTCAGCATTACACCAAGAAATGCAAGGATACATACGTGTATCGCCAGAAAATTCAAATATAGAATTGAGTTGGTCTTTGGGAGAATAAATATATTGGTTGCGAAACATTGGTTTAGTGATTGGTAATGTTTCCAAAGACAGACGGGGGTTGTTGATTGCCCCCGTTTTGTTTTAAATAAAAAGATTAAAAAATCAACGTAAACCAAAAAAATCAAGAAAATGAAAAAAGCTGGAATCATCATGATCATTGGATCACTGCTTCTTTTAGGACTTTTCAAATTTCCTTTATGGAACATTATGTTGGGGGCTCCTCAATACCCTGAACCGCTGGGAATGAACATTCACATTACTGGAATTAAAGGAGTAAGTGAATTTGATATCCAAAACATAGACGGGCTTAATCATTACATTGGTATGCGTACCATTCCCAAAGCGGAAGATATGTGGGAGTTTGAAGTATTTCCATTGGTTATTGGAGGTATGGTAGCACTTGGAGCTTTTATAGGACTTTTGGGTTTCTTCGGAAAAGTGAACCATTGGTGGTTTATTGGTTGGTTTGGACTTATGTCGGTTTTAGGAATTATGGGAATGTACGATTTTAACCTGTGGCTTACCGATTACGGAACCAACTTAGATCCCAATGCCATTATGAAGATGACCAATCCCGATGGTACGCCAATGTCGTATAAACCACCATTATTAGGATATCAAAAAATGCTAAATTTTGACGTAGATTCTTGGCCACATATAGGAGCCTACTTAATGTTTGTAGGGATGTTGCTGACTATGATTGCCTTTTTCGTTGGAAAAAAAGAATGGAAAAAGAAAAAAAGAAGCTTCCAATCACATTAAAATTAGTAAAAATGAAATTAACACTCTCCATTTTCTTTCTTGTATTGCTCTTTACAGCCTGTGAAGTAAAGCCACAAAAAATAAATTACGGTAGCGATAATTGCCAATACTGCAATATGACTATTGTTGATAGACAGCATGCTTCTCAAATTGTAACAGAAAAAGGACGATCTTATAAATTCGATGCCATTGAATGCATGATTAATTATCATACCGAACATAGCGATCAGTCTGTTGCGATGTATTTAGTAAACGACTTCAATACCCCCGGTAAACTTATTGACGCTACAACAGCCACCTATTTAATTAGCCCTGAAATTTCGAGTCCTATGGGAGCTAATCTTTCTGCATTCAATTCAAAACAAGTTGCTCAAAAAACTCAAGCTGAATATTCTGGAAAACTTTATGACTGGGAGGTTTTGAGGCTATACTTAAAAGAGAAATATTGACCAAGTAAATTATTACTTACCACAAACTTAAAGACATATAACATGAAACAATATTTTGTTTTACTAGGTATTTTATTTTCATTTTTTGGGAGCGTTCAGGCTCAAGAAAAAATTGATTATGGTACAACCAACTGCCAGTTGTGTAACATGGTTATAAAAGATAATCGTTTTGCTTCCCAAGCTATAAAACAAAATAACCAAACGCTTTATTTTGATGCCATTGAATGTTTACTGAACTATTTAAAAGCAAACAATGAGATCGATTTTAAATCGATGTATGTTTCAGATTACGCTAATCCAGAAATTTTTATTTCGGTAACAACTGCTTTTTATTTGAAAAGCAATATTATTAAAAGCCCAATGGGCGCAAACCTGTCCGCCTTTAGTTCAAAAGAAAAGGCAGAACGTTTTAAAACTTTAGAAAAAGACGCTCTATATACTTGGCAACAACTAAATAGGGCTTTTAAAGATAAGGCTTTTGGAAATATTACCCACGACCATCATAACCACTTAAGACCAGATTCTCACGCTCCTATTGGTGTAATGGGCGATCACTTGCATCACAAAGGAGGGTTAATGGTTTCATTGCGATATATGGGTATGATGATGGATGGAAACAAAATGGCAACAGATAATATTGCTGATGTTGCTATTTTTCAAGAGTATATGGTCGCACCGCAAGAAATGTCGATGCAGATGTATATGTTGGGGGTTATGTACGCGCCCACCAATCGCCTTACACTTTCAGCCATGCAAAACCTGATAAAAAACGATATGGATTTGACCGACCAAATGACGATGAATGGAATGATCATGCAACATGATTTTTCTACCAATTCTTCAGGGTTTGGTGATTTAAAATTGAATGCACTATATGGATTATTCAGTCATGATATAAATTCATTGCACCTAAATACAGGCATTTCACTTCCGGTAGGTTCAATCAAGGAACGCGACGATACACCGATGATGGAAGATGCAAAACTGCCTTATGCAATGCAATTGGGTAGTGGAACATTTGATGTAACTGCTGGTGCCACCTATAAAGAACTATATCCTTTCTTTTCTTGGGGCTCTCAATTTTTAGCCACATTTAGAACAGGAAAAAATACAGAAGAATATCGGTTCGGGAACCACTATCAATTAAATCTTTGGGGAGCATACCGTTTGTTTGAAAACGTAAGCCTTTCAGGTAGGGCTTTGGGAACTGTCATTAGCGATATTGAAGGAGCAGATCCTCAACTAAACCCGATGATGGTAACAACTGCCGATATCGAAAACTACGGTGGCGAAAAAATAAAACTTTTTGGGGGTGTGAATGTCTCTTTTCCTCAAACTTCGGTTTTTAAAAATATAAGAATAGCTGCCGAAATGGGCGCTCCAGTTTATGAAGGTTACAACGGAATACAAATGAACGAAAACCTGTCATTTGTCATAGGACTGAAATATTCAATTTTATAATTTGCATCATATATGAATAAGCGGTTTTTACATAGTGTATTGTTTTTCCTGTTGTTTACAGCTACTTTTTTTGCGCAGACAATAGAGGTATGCACCTCATGTGAAATTTCAACAATTTCTCAAGCTGTTGAAAAAGCACAACCGCTAGATACCATTATAATTAAAAAAGACATCTATAAAGAATACAACATAGGTATTACCAAACCACTTACCATAATAGGAGAAGGTAACCCAGTAATCGACGGAGACAACAAAGGGGAGATTATTACGATTGAAAGTGATAACGTGACCATTGATGGACTTACAATCATTAATGTGGGAACCAGCTACACTACTGATTATGCTGCCATACGGGTAGTGAAAAGTGAAAATTTTCTCATTAAAAATAATACGTTGCAACGGCTTTTCTTTGGAATTTATTTGGAAAAATCCAATCACGGAAAAGTCCTGGATAATACCATCAAGGGAGATGCTATTAATGAATATAACTCAGGAAACGGCATCCAATTATGGTACTGTAACAATGTTGAGGTTACCAATAATAGAATTCGAAATGTTAGAGATGGGGTTTATCTGGAATTTTCAGACCAAATAGAGATAAAAAACAATAAAAGTACTGACAACTTACGATATGGCTTACATTTTATGTTTTCCAATCATGATACCTATACCAACAATTTATTTGAGAACAATGGGGCAGGAGTAGCGGTCATGTTTTCAAAATTCATAAAAATGTATGATAATGTTTTCAGAAAAAACTGGGGTACCGCTTCTTTTGGATTGTTGCTAAAAGAAATTAATGATTCAGAAATAAAAGGAAATGTTTTCGAAGAAAACACCGTGGGTATCAATATTGAAGGCTCTAACCGAATTGAATATTCCAACAATGATTTTAAAAGCAATGGCTGGGCCGTAAAAGTCCGTGGAGCTTGCTACGCCAACACTTTTACAAAAAATAATTTTCTTTATAATAGTTTTGATATTTCATACAATAGTAAGATAAATGATAATGTGTTTGATAAAAATTATTGGAGTAATTACACAGGCTACGATTTAAACAAAAACGGAATAGGCGATGTACCGTACCGGCCCGTAAAACTCTTCAGTTATATTGTAAACCGCACACCCGAAACCATCATTTTATTGCGCAGCTTGTTTATTGATATCATTGATTTTTCTGAAAAAGTATCCCCGGTATTCACACCGGATAACTTAATGGACAACAACCCTTTATTGAAACCTATTGACTATGATCGAGATAAATAATTTACATAAAAAATTTGGTAAGAACGAAGTACTAAAAGGCATTGACCTTACCATAGATAATGGGGGAATTTTTGCCGTTCTTGGACCTAATGGTTCGGGCAAGACTACACTGATAAAAAGTATTTTAGGGATGGTTGTTCCTAATTCAGGAATCATTAAATTGAATGGTACTTCTATTAAAAAAAGTTGGGAATACCGTAACGATATTGACTATCTACCTCAAATTGCCAACTTTCCAGGAAATTTGACCGTAAAGGAGCTTATTAAAATGATTAAGGACCTAAGGAGTAGTAAAACTGCAGATGATGAACGGCTTGTCGAATTGTTCAAGTTACAGCTATTCCTCGATAAAAAGCTGAACAATCTATCTGGTGGTACCAAGCAGAAAGTAAACTTGGTGCTTACCTTTATGTTTGATAGTCCGTTGGTCATTCTCGATGAACCAACCACAGGTCTCGATCCCATTTCGCACATTCGCTTAAAGCAGTTGATTACGGCGGAAAAAGAAAAAGGGAAAACCATTCTTATCACCTCACATATTATGAGTTTCGTAGAAGAAATTGCCGATGAAATTGTGTTTTTACTGGAAGGTAAAATCTATTTCCGTGGTAGTATTCCTCAATTGAAAACAAAGACCGAACAACCCGATTTTGAACACGCTATAGCGTCCATGTTATCTTCAAGTTATGCTTAAAATATTAAAATATAGTTTTTTCGATTTAATGCGCAGCCGTTGGAGTTACGTGTACTTTTTGTTCTATTTATTATTAGGTGTTGTGTTGCTGTTTCTCAATAATGACTTGAGCAAGGCTGTGATCACCTTAATGAACGTCATTATCGTATTAGTACCACTTATTGGAACCATATTTGGGGTAATGTATTATTACAACTCCAAAGAATTTACCGAACTCTTGCTCGCCCAGCCCGTAAAGCGAAGTTCTATTTTTTTAGGACAGTATTTTGGAGTGGCATTATCGCTATCGATGAGCTTGATAATCGGTTTGGGATTGCCTTTTGTGTTCTACGGAATTTTTAATAGCGGTGCCATTTGGGACTTTTCATTACTGCTGGTTACTGGTGCTTTTTTAACGCTTATTTTTACCGCCCTTGCTTTTGTAATTGCTTTGGCCAATGAAAACAAGATTAAAGGTTTTGGTTATGCAATTCTACTTTGGTTGTTTATGGCTGTAATCTACGATGGTATTTTTTTAATTTCGCTGGTGTATTTTGAAGACTATCCATTGGATAAATTTTCTTTGGTAGCAACCATGCTGAACCCAGTAGATTTATCGAGAGTGCTCATTTTGTTGAAGTTGGATATTTCGGTATTATTAGGATATACAGGTGCCGTGTTTCAGAAATTCTTCGGAACCAGTTTTGGTTTTATACTATCATCTTTAATGTTGACACTTTGGGTTATAGTACCTACTCTTTTTATTCAACGAATGGCAAAGCGGAAAGATTTTTAAAAAGTGTTTTGGGCATTTAATTACTGTAAGGATATACCTAATCTTACAACAAACTATAAAAATAAATAGCAATGAAAGAGCTTTTAGAAAATTCCCTTCAATCAAGTATGACATATACTGATTACAACCTTTTGTTTAAACAATTAGTAGCAAAGGTAAGAACTACCGGAGAACCTTCAGAAGAAAAAATAAAGTACACAAAGTTGAACTTAAGCCGAAGCAAGCGTTTGGACAAAACAGCTACAATTGCTGAAACTTTTCAATCACAATTTAAAAACATCTGTGAAAAGCAAACTTGGCTGGTTATTACTGAGCCTTGGTGTGGTGATGCTGCGCAAACGCTTCCGTTTCTCAATAAAATAGCTGAAACCTCCGATTATATAGATTTGAAAATCGTACTTCGTGATGAACATCCGAAATTAATGGACCAGTTTCTTACCAATGGTTCTAAAAGTATTCCAAAATTAATTATTTTAAATAATCAATATGAAGTACTTGAACAGTGGGGACCACGTTCACAGGCAGCCACAAAATTAGTGACCGATTATAAAACTGAACACGGACAACTAGACGATACTTTTAAAACACAATTGCAGCTTTGGTACAATAAAGACAAAGGAGCTTCTATTGTAAAAGAAATGGCTGAAGTATCCAAAAAATTGTGCCCTGAAGAGGAGACAATTTAATAGATTCTTTTAAACTGAAAAGTAAAAAGCCATCCTATTGCAAGTAACAACAGGACACTTGCTGCGCTTAGCCAAAAGGAAATATCGGGCAGAGCTGGCAAGTTAAAAGTACTCATACTACCACGGTAAAAAATAAGAAATTCGGTCAATATAAAACCTGCTAAATATAACAACAATGTAATTTTGGGAAGGACGATCCACTTAAAATGGTGTAAAAATGCTACCAAAGCTACACTAGCCAATCCAAGAAATACCCAGTGGAGGTAGCTGATTATGTAATCTATATTCCCAGAAATAATTTTAGCAGTTGTAGGAAACGAACCCATCAATTGGGCTATTAATTTAATGGCAAGGCTAAATCCGGCAAATTTCAATAACCATCCTGTTTGCTTCGATAGATACTTTTTTAAAGTGGAGCGTTCCCACAAAATTTTTCCAAAGAGAATACTAAAAGCACTTATTTGTAATGCCGATCCGGTAATTGCCAGCGCATTAAAAAACCAATGTGGCTGCATCCATAAAATAGAAATAAAAAAAGTCAATATAACACCAATATTTAATAGGTAGTAAAACTGTTTAAGGTTTTTTTTAGAAAGTGTAATTCCATGCTGCTCAAACAATCGGAACAGAACTCCACATAAAGCAACCAAAAACCAGCCATTGTATTGAAAATGGAGGTAAAAATAAATAGCGTTATGATACCAAGGCGAAGTATTTCCTAATGTCCCCATGACTACTCCTACAACCCAAGGTCCAATACTCGAAAGGACCATAAACCAAATTGCCGCCCGTATTAATTTATACGATTGAAGTGATTTTAGTTCCTTGGGTGTATGCTTCAGAAAAAAGAAGGCAAATACATACGTAGCAATTAAAAACAGTGTGGAAAAAATAATGGAAAATAAAGCATAACCAGTAAAAGGAAACGAGAGTAGCATTCCTACAATCGTTGCCTGTGTACCCCAAAAAAGATAGGTGTACTTTTTTGAAATCTCACTATCCCGTAAAAAAAGATAATACAAAACGGTGGTCAATCCAGTATAAACCCATCCCAATAAAGCAATATGTGAATGGGTGTGTACAATGTATCGATAGGTAATAGGTAGTTCGGTTATAGCAAACAGCCGAAGAGCAACTCCCATAATAGCAATCAGTACAAAATATCCAAGGGCAATGTGTATGTGTTTTTTAAAAGAAATCATTATTTTAAAGAAAGTAAAATTAAGTTGCAATGGTAAAAGTATCGATGATTTATTGGTATGACATAAATCATAACTAAAGACTGAAAGGTTTTACACCTTTGCACTCCAAAAATAACGACAGATGAATCATAAAAACTTAAAGATAGTATCTTCTCAAGAAGCAGTTTCCACCATACAATCTGGTGATCGGGTTTTTTTTCAAGGTGCTGCCATGACTCCAAATGTGTTGATAAACAGCTTATGTGAAGGATACTCAGATTTAAAAAATGTTGAAATAGTTCAAATACACACCCATGGCGAAGCAAAATATTTAGAAGCACCGTATAATAAAGCCTTTCATTTAAATACTTTTTTTGTAGGAGGTAATGTGCGAAAAGGTGTGCATAGCCCTTATGGTGATTATGTGCCAGTGTTTTTGAGTGAAATACATTGGTTATTTAGGCGAAATATTTTGCCATTGGATGTTGCTTTTATTCAGGTTTCTCCACCTGACCGACACGGATATTGCTCATTGGGTGCTTCAGTAGATATAACATTACCAGCTATTTTAACAGCTAAAAAGGTTGTGGCGCAAATCAACCCAAAAGTTCCAAGAACACACGGCGACGGAATTATTCATATAAAAAATATTGATTTGGCAATTGAAGTGGATGAGCCAATCCACGCATCCATTATTGAAACCCCAACAGAAGTAGAAGCAATTATCGGTAAAAATGTGGCCGGTTTAATAGAAGATGGTGCCACATTGCAAATGGGTATCGGTAATATTCCTAATGCGGTGTTGAACAATTTAACCAACCATAAACGCCTGGGTATTCATACCGAAATGTTCAGTGATGGTATTTTACCATTAGTTGAAAAAGGTATTATCACTGGGGAAAATAAAGAGATTAAAACTGGGAAGATAGTAACCTGCTTTGCGATGGGTACTCAAAAACTATATGATTTTATAGATGATAACCCTGTTGTTCACTTTAAGGAGGCCGGATATACAAACGATACCGCTATTATTCGCCGAAATCCCAAAATGACTGCTATAAATAGTGCTATTGAAATAGATTTGACGGGTCAAGTATGTGCCGATTCTATCGGGACTTATCAATATTCAGGAGTGGGAGGGCAAATGGATTTTATTCGCGGGGCTTCACTCTCTCTAGGGGGAAAACCCATTATTGCCATGCCTTCGGTAACTAATAAAGGAATTTCAAAAATAACCCCGTTTCTTAAAGAAGGTGCTAGCGTAACCACTACTAGAGCACACGTACACTATGTAGCAACAGAGTATGGGGTGGTCAACCTTTTTGGAAAAGGATTGGAACAACGAGCCAAAGCACTCATTACAATTGCCCATCCCGATCATCGTGAATCATTGGAACGGGAAGCAAATAAACGATTTCGGATCTAGATAGCAAGACGTAAAAGTCAAGGCTATTCCATGCTTTTGTTAAATAAAGATAATTTTGTCCGAAATAGAATATCTTTACATAAACAAAAAAACTATGTTCTCTAAAGCTTGTGAATACGGTATAAAAGCTTCAATCTATATTGCTCTGCAATCAATACAAGGAGAGCGTGTAAGCTTAAAAAAAATTGCAAAGGAAATTGATTCTCCCGAAGCATTTACAGCAAAAGTATTGCTTCAGCTTGCCAAAATCGATATAATAAAATCTAGCAAAGGTCCATCGGGCGGGTTTGAAATATCCAAAGATAAAATTGATACTATTATGCTGGCCGATATTGTTTTTGCAATAGACGGAAACTCTATTTATGAGGGGTGTGCTTTAGGCTTTGATACATGCAATGCTACTAAACCCTGTCCTATACACGATAAATTTGTGAACGTCCGGGAAGAACTTAAGAGAATGTTGCAAAACACAAGTCTTTACGAATTGGCAACTGGGTTAGAGGTAGGTCTAACGTTTTTAAAACAAAGAAAATCCTAAAAATAGTATGAATAAACCAAAACCCATAAAACGTCATGAAGCTTTAAAACCATTAAGTAGACAGCATCATTTTGGTTTGCTCTTTTCTTGGAAAATACGAAAAGGTTTTTCCAAAGATGTTTCCTTGAAACGGATGAAAAGCTATGCCAATTGGTTTTTTAAAACAGAAATAAAACCTCATTTTAAAGCTGAAGAAAAACATATTTTCCCCATTTTAGGTAAAGAGGATGAAATGGTAAAAAGAGCTTTAAAAGAGCACCGCCGAATCAAACGGTTATTTAAAGATACTGAAAATCCCAAAAAATCTTTAAGTCTTTTGGAAGAAGAATTACAGTCACACATACGTTTTGAAGAGCGAATTCTGTTCAATGAAATACAAAGAATAGCAACCCCAGAAGAACTGGAAACCATTGAAAAAATCCATATTAAAGACAGTTCCAAATCAGAATATTCTGACCCTTTTTGGGGCTAAAATTCCGTAACTGATAATTGTCATTTTTTAAAATAGTGTTCAGTAGCACCTTTGCAATAGGTATAATGAGCAAATTTTAATTGAATGACAAACTGTTTCCATTGTGGGGATCCGTGTTTAGACACAGTTATCGAACATAAAGAGAAAGCGTTTTGTTGCCACGGCTGCAAAACGGTTTTTGATATCCTGCAAGACAGCGACCTTGGTTACTATTACGATCTAGATATCAATCCAGGTATTTCCCCACAAGAAATTGAAGGAAAATTTGATTTTCTAGATAATCCTACCATTGTAGAAAAGCTATTGGAGTTTGACAATAGTACCA comes from the Marixanthomonas ophiurae genome and includes:
- a CDS encoding acetyl-CoA hydrolase/transferase family protein is translated as MNHKNLKIVSSQEAVSTIQSGDRVFFQGAAMTPNVLINSLCEGYSDLKNVEIVQIHTHGEAKYLEAPYNKAFHLNTFFVGGNVRKGVHSPYGDYVPVFLSEIHWLFRRNILPLDVAFIQVSPPDRHGYCSLGASVDITLPAILTAKKVVAQINPKVPRTHGDGIIHIKNIDLAIEVDEPIHASIIETPTEVEAIIGKNVAGLIEDGATLQMGIGNIPNAVLNNLTNHKRLGIHTEMFSDGILPLVEKGIITGENKEIKTGKIVTCFAMGTQKLYDFIDDNPVVHFKEAGYTNDTAIIRRNPKMTAINSAIEIDLTGQVCADSIGTYQYSGVGGQMDFIRGASLSLGGKPIIAMPSVTNKGISKITPFLKEGASVTTTRAHVHYVATEYGVVNLFGKGLEQRAKALITIAHPDHRESLEREANKRFRI
- a CDS encoding hemerythrin domain-containing protein codes for the protein MNKPKPIKRHEALKPLSRQHHFGLLFSWKIRKGFSKDVSLKRMKSYANWFFKTEIKPHFKAEEKHIFPILGKEDEMVKRALKEHRRIKRLFKDTENPKKSLSLLEEELQSHIRFEERILFNEIQRIATPEELETIEKIHIKDSSKSEYSDPFWG
- a CDS encoding RrF2 family transcriptional regulator; translated protein: MFSKACEYGIKASIYIALQSIQGERVSLKKIAKEIDSPEAFTAKVLLQLAKIDIIKSSKGPSGGFEISKDKIDTIMLADIVFAIDGNSIYEGCALGFDTCNATKPCPIHDKFVNVREELKRMLQNTSLYELATGLEVGLTFLKQRKS